From Glycine soja cultivar W05 chromosome 4, ASM419377v2, whole genome shotgun sequence, the proteins below share one genomic window:
- the LOC114409157 gene encoding KH domain-containing protein HEN4-like has translation MASSKRPNAGPNGRGKRRKSSGGFSPLDVSPGSVVFRLLCHASRIGSVIGKGGSIISQIRLETGVKVKIEEAVPGCDERVITISGSDKEAEEYTAEQGKEVNDNDDVGSEGKDGEEKNGSDGNANEDKEEKDAVPVEDSKSEKGNSAIWKAISLVFERMVEGVEETTEGDEESNKSSSFFLRLLILTAQVGCVLGKGGSVIKRMAAESGAQIRILPKDKVPVCASTFDEIVQISGSVEVVRKALQSVSQQLLENPPRDHESLSAKSTGPSSHSFGQFPPHNHSFAAQGEPFATGPHDISAFHSAPPLIPKFHEAAIHGRTRPLQEMLTFRLLCPVERVGNIIGKGGAIIKTVQQETVSEIKVLEAPPDSEDCVIVISGPAHPEDRVSPVQEAVFRVQTRIAKPIPDANDHTMLARFLVSSNQIGCLLGKGGSIITEMRKKSGAHIRILGKDKVPKCASEDEEVIQVNGEIEAVHEALLQITTRLKHHFFRDSYPSVNYPSNSPFLDQLPPFPPYLGRRGLSPPGMYSDLGPPPSHAGFPLDDRPAFLNNIHRPGLPPHISQRKPWGPLGVLEGGTPIGLPDFPRGPPRRISGFSGGSQPIITSTTVEVVVPRAVVPVIYGEDGECLKQILQISDANITITDPKPGAVETKIIISGTPEQTHAAQSLIQAFVMSERESV, from the exons ATGGCGTCTTCTAAGAGGCCAAATGCGGGGCCCAATGGGAGAGGCAAACGCCGGAAATCTTCTGGCGGTTTTTCGCCGTTGGATGTTTCTCCAGGTAGCGTTGTGTTCCGTTTGCTCTGTCATGCTTCTAGAATCGGCAGTGTTATTGGCAAAGGTGGTTCCATCATATCGCAAATTCGCCTAGAAACTGGTGTGAAGGTTAAGATTGAGGAAGCTGTTCCTGGGTGTGATGAAAGGGTTATCACTATCTCGGGTTCGGATAAAGAGGCTGAAGAATATACTGCTGAGCAGGGAAAGGAGgttaatgataatgatgatgtTGGAAGCGAGGGGAAAGATGGGGAGGAGAAGAATGGTAGCGATGGCAATGCTAATgaagataaagaagaaaaagatgctGTTCCCGTTGAAGATTCGAAGAGTGAGAAGGGGAATTCGGCTATTTGGAAAGCTATATCCCTAGTTTTCGAGAGGATGGTTGAGGGAGTAGAGGAGACAACTGAAGGGGATGAAGAAAGTAATaaatcttcttccttttttttgagGCTGCTTATTCTTACTGCTCAAGTTGGATGCGTTTTAGGAAAGGGTGGTAGTGTGATAAAGAGAATGGCAGCTGAGAGTGGTGCACAGATTCGGATCCTTCCTAAAGACAAGGTTCCAGTGTGTGCATCAACATTTGATGAGATAGTTCAG ATCTCAGGAAGTGTAGAAGTTGTCAGGAAAGCTCTTCAATCTGTTTCTCAACAGCTTTTGGAAAATCCACCTCGGGATCATGAATCCCTGTCCGCCAAGTCTACTGGGCCGTCATCTCATTCATTTGGGCAATTCCCACCACACAACCATTCTTTTGCTGCTCAAGGAGAACCTTTTGCTACTGGTCCTCATGATATTTCTGCTTTTCATTCTGCCCCTCCTTTGATTCCCAAGTTTCATGAAGCTGCCATCCACGGTCGCACGAGGCCTTTACAAGAAATGCTTACTTTTCGTTTATTGTGTCCTGTGGAGAGGGTGGGAAATATAATTGGCAAAGGTGGAGCAATCATAAAGACTGTGCAACAAGAGACAGTGAGTGAAATCAAGGTTTTAGAAGCCCCTCCAGATTCAGAGGACTGTGTTATTGTTATATCTGGTCCAGCG CACCCAGAGGATAGAGTATCCCCTGTGCAAGAGGCTGTATTTCGTGTGCAAACTAGAATAGCCAAGCCTATACCCGATGCCAATGACCATACTATGTTAGCAAGGTTTCTTGTTTCTTCCAATCAAATAGGTTGTCTCCTTGGCAAGGGTGGTTCCATCATAACTGAAATGAGGAAGAAATCAGGGGCCCATATCCGTATATTAGGAAAGGACAAGGTTCCAAAGTGTGCTTCAGAGGATGAAGAAGTAATTCAG GTGAATGGAGAAATTGAGGCAGTGCATGAGGCTCTTTTGCAAATAACCACTagattaaaacatcatttcttTCGCGATTCATATCCATCTGTCAATTATCCTTCAAATTCTCCATTTCTGGATCAACTTCCTCCATTCCCACCTTATTTAGGAAGGAGGGGACTTTCACCTCCTGGGATGTATTCTGACCTTGGTCCTCCACCTTCACATGCGGGTTTTCCTCTTGATGATCGCCCTGCTTTTCTGAATAATATACATAGGCCAGGCCTTCCTCCTCACATATCTCAAAGGAAGCCTTGGGGTCCTCTG GGGGTACTTGAAGGTGGCACACCCATTGGCTTGCCAGACTTTCCAAGAGGTCCTCCTAGAAGAATTTCAGGATTTTCAGG GGGGAGCCAACCAATTATCACAAGCACCACTGTTGAAGTTGTTGTTCCTCGAGCAGTGGTGCCTGTAATATATGGGGAAGATGGTGAATGCCTAAAACAAATACTTCAG ATCTCTGATGCAAACATTACTATTACTGATCCAAAGCCTGGAGCTGtggaaactaaaattataatatctGGAACTCCAGAGCAAACTCATGCTGCCCAAAGTCTTATTCAGGCATTTGTCATGAGTGAGAGGGAGTCAGTTTGA